The following coding sequences lie in one Silene latifolia isolate original U9 population chromosome 5, ASM4854445v1, whole genome shotgun sequence genomic window:
- the LOC141656872 gene encoding uncharacterized protein LOC141656872: MAASANPSGNQEQQQQNQSSINGGTANCNNNSNNNGISNGNSGVNYDNNSGVLSGIKHNPGISTDWTAEEQAILDDGLVKYASESNVVRYAKIALSMPNKTVRDIALRCRWLNKKEVSKRRKDDHTRKSKDKREKVTENTSKPPHVTSRPSGHPYSMPAVPVDSEDGISYEAIGGPTGEILKQNQQFFQQISANFSSFQVQDNISLFCQARDNLAKIMNSMSDTPEIMKQMPPLPVKLNEELANTILPRTGLQ; the protein is encoded by the exons ATGGCAGCTAGTGCAAACCCATCTGGGAATCAAGAACAGCAGCAGCAAAATCAAAGTTCAATTAATGGTGGAACTGCAAattgtaataataatagtaataataatggtataAGTAATGGTAATTCAGGTGTTAATTATGATAATAATTCAGGGGTTTTGTCTGGAATTAAGCATAATCCTGGTATTTCTACTGATTGGACTGCTGAAGAACAAGCTATCCTTGATGATGGTCTTGTCAA ATATGCTTCCGAATCAAACGTAGTCCGTTATGCTAAGATTGCTTTGAGTATGCCTAATAAGACAGTACGTGACATAGCACTGCGCTGCAGATGGCTGAAT AAAAAGGAAGTCAGCAAGAGACGAAAGGACGATCATACAAGGAAAAGCAAAGATAAAAGG GAAAAAGTGACTGAAAATACATCAAAACCACCACACGTCACATCAAGGCCTAGTGGTCATCCTTATTCAATGCCCGCTGTTCCTGTCGACAGTGAAGATGGTATCTCTTATGAAG CAATTGGTGGCCCTACTGGGGAGATACTTAAGCAAAATCAGCAGTTCTTCCAACAAATATCTGcaaacttttcttcttttcag GTACAAGATAACATCAGCCTCTTTTGCCAAGCTCGAGACAATCTAGCGAAGATAATGAACAG CATGAGTGATACTCCGGAAATAATGAAGCAAATGCCACCGTTGCCTGTAAAGCTGAATGAAGAGCTCGCCAACACCATCCTCCCTCGTACAGGCCTTCAGTAG
- the LOC141656871 gene encoding uncharacterized protein LOC141656871, translating into MEMGLNQHRNYLVLVVFVTFSVNLMITAAATQSYSGADTGRSIIQMQKTANAIARIDPLDQFRKYRGQYNITNKHYWSSTIFTGIYGYTIGLLWLVAGIVYSIYLLGKACCLENKKRKPRRRTPCQKQCHLFPIVSTTVFTVVAIIASGVALGGNARFYSRAKTIMTVIINTADQASDSMNNATGAMRKMSINLEESGTFDGDKAARFLASTSDKLDYEATGLEEHAQRNRSLSVEVLTIMYILTSATICLNLVASIALSAFGILRFRRVVYMLVVLAWFLTVLSWLLFGAYSFIEKFSADTCTALHNFEQNQENNSLNTILPCDELRSARTALSDVSIGLFEVLNQVNVNISILRANSLPSLNYVCNPFSGPPDFLYQPKDCPADSIHIGDIPQVLKMFTCSDISGTRCNEGFITTSEYNVIETYTTSVQNLLDAYPVMENLVNCRLVKDTFSDILVNHCKPVKMYLKTTCVGMLLLSIVMMVLVSTWISTSLHENQHFADGSVKPNSVP; encoded by the exons ATGGAGATGGGTTTAAACCAACACAGAAATTATCTAGTGCTGGTAGTTTTCGTGACATTCTCCGTAAATTTGATGATTACAGCAGCGGCAACTCAGTCATACAGCGGTGCTGATACAG GAAGAAGTATCATACAAATGCAGAAAACTGCGAATGCAATCGCAAGAATAGATCCCTTAGATCAGTTCAGGAAATACAGAGGCCAGTATAACATCACAAATAAGCATTATTGGAGT TCTACCATTTTTACAGGTATTTATGGATATACCATTGGACTGTTATGGCTCGTTGCTGGCATTGTATACTCTATTTATCTCCTAGGAAAAGCTTGCTGCTTAGAGAACAAGAAAAGAAAACCGAGAAGAAGAACACCCTGTCAAAAGCAATGTCATCTCTTCCCTATTGTTTCAACAACAGTTTTTACTGTTGTCGCAAT AATTGCATCTGGGGTTGCTCTTGGAGGGAATGCGAGATTTTATTCTAGAgcaaagacaatcatgacagtaATAATCAATACAGCGGATCAAGCATCCGATAGCATGAATAATGCTACAGGAGCAATGAGAAAGATGAGTATAAATTTAGAAGAAAGTGGTACCTTTGATGGTGATAAAGCCGCTAGATTCTTAGCTTCTACATCTGACAAACTCGATTATGAAGCCACTGGTTTAGAAGAACATGCCCAAAGGAACAGGAGCTTATCCGTAGAAGTTCTGACAATAAT GTACATTCTCACTTCCGCTACTATATGCCTGAACCTCGTTGCCTCAATTGCCTTGTCAG CTTTCGGGATACTGAGGTTTCGCAGAGTAGTGTACAT GTTAGTCGTGCTCGCTTGGTTTCTAACAGTTCTCAGCTGGCTATTATTCGGAGCCTATTCTTTCATCGAAAA ATTCTCAGCTGATACATGCACAGCACTCCATAACTTCGAACAAAATCAAGAAAACAACAGTTTGAATACCATCCTTCCTTGCGATGAACTGCGCTCAGCCAGAACCGCACTGTCTGATGTTAGCATCGGACTCTTTGAAGTTCTTAACCAG GTAAATGTGAACATCTCCATCCTAAGGGCCAACTCACTTCCGAGTCTAAACTATGTCTGCAACCCTTTCTCCGGACCACCTGATTTCCTGTATCAGCCAAAAGACTGCCCTGCAGATTCAATTCATATAGGAGACATTCCACAG GTACTGAAGATGTTTACATGTTCAGACATCAGTGGGACACGATGTAACGAAGGGTTCATAACGACTAGTGAATACAATGTTATAGAAACATACACAACTTCGGTTCAGAATTTGCTTGATGCATACCCTGTAATGGAAAACCTTGTAAACTGTCGGCTTGTCAAAGATACATTCTCGGATATTCTAGTCAATCACTGCAAACCAGTGAAAATGTACCTTAAGACAACATGTGTCGGGATGCTGTTGCTATCGATTGTGATGATGGTCTTGGTCTCGACATGGATAAGTACCAGTCTGCACGAGAACCAACATTTCGCAGATGGATCTGTGAAACCAAACTCTGTACCATAG